A stretch of Mastacembelus armatus chromosome 1, fMasArm1.2, whole genome shotgun sequence DNA encodes these proteins:
- the khsrp gene encoding far upstream element-binding protein 2 isoform X1: MSDYGGLPTNGVGAGMKKDAFADAVQRARQIAAKIGGETVPPVSNNGGAESYPFTSQKRSLEEADEPDAKKVALQRERDSALSVEAQLAALSQQSVRPSTMSEEYRVPDGMVGLIFKVIGRGGEQINKIQQDSGCKVQIAHDSSGLPERSVSLTGSPDAIQRAKALIDDIVSRGHESTNGQTGSMQEMIIPAGKAGLIIGKGGETIKQLQERAGVKMILIQDGSQPANIDKPLRIIGDPYKVQEAMEMVNEILRERDHAGFGERNEYGSRMGGGGIDVAVPRHSVGVVIGRNGEMIKKIQSDAGVKIQFKPDDGTGPEKIAHIMGPPDQCQHAASIITDLLQSIRAREEGGQGGPPGPGAGMPPGGRGRGRGQGNWGPPGGEMTFSIPAHKCGLVIGRGGENVKSINQQTGAFVEISRQPPPNGDPNFKLFTIRGSPQQIDHAKQLIEEKIEAPLCPVGGGPGPGGPGGPMGPYNPNPYNAGPPGGAPHGAAPGGPQYCPQGWGSTYQQWQAPGPHDPNKAAADPNAAWAAYYAQYYGQQPGGAMTAQNPGATAAAPGDQSQAAQTSGGQPDYTKAWEEYYKSMGMTQPAAGTAAAPGTGATTTPGGAAAGGQQDYSAAWAEYYRQQAAYYGQAGQAPGQAAAPQQGQQAQ, from the exons ATTGCAGCTAAAATCGGCGGAGAGACTGTTCCCCCAGTGAGCAACAACGGAGGAGCTGAGAGCTATCCATTCACATCCCAGAAACGATCTTTGGAAGAAGCAG atgaaCCTGATGCAAAGAAGGTTGCATTGCAGCGTGAAAGAGATTCTGCATTGT CTGTTGAAGCACAGCTTGCTGCCCTTTCCCAACAAAG TGTCAGGCCTTCTACAATGTCAGAAGAGTACAGAGTACCTGATGGCATGGTCGGCCTCA tcttcAAAGTCATTGGCCGAGGAGGGgaacaaattaacaaaatacaGCAGGATTCTGGCTGCAAGGTCCAGATAGCACACG ACAGTTCTGGTCTTCCAGAAAGAAGTGTTTCTCTGACCGGGTCACCAGATGCCATACA GAGAGCTAAGGCACTTATAGATGACATAGTGTCCAGAGGTCATGAGTCGACCAATGGGCAGACAGGTTCCATGCAGGAAATGATCATTCCTGCAGGTAAAGCTGGCCTTATCATAGGCAAAGGAGGAGAAACCATCAAGCAGCTACAG GAACGAGCTGGAGTTAAAATGATACTTATTCAAGATGGATCTCAGCCAGCCAACATAGATAAACCCCTACGCATCATTGGAGACCCCTATAAAGTACAG GAAGCAATGGAGATGGTCAATGAGATTCTAAGAGAAAGGGATCATGCTGGTTTTGGAGAAAGGAATGAATATGGATCAAGAATGGGAGGAGGTGGCATTGAT GTAGCTGTGCCACGCCACTCTGTAGGGGTTGTTATTGGCCGTAATGGAGAAATGATCAAGAAGATCCAGAGCGATGCTGGAGTGAAGATACAGTTTAAACCAG ATGATGGCACAGGTCCAGAAAAAATTGCCCATATTATGGGTCCACCAGACCAGTGTCAGCATGCTGCCTCAATCATCACTGACCTGTTACAGAGCATCCGTGCACGAGAGGAGGGTGGGCAGGGG GGCCCTCCAGGTCCTGGTGCAGGGATGCCGCCTGGTGGGAGAGGACGGGGTAGAGGCCAGGGCAACTGGGGTCCTCCGGGAGGAGAGATGACTTTCTCTATTCCTGCTCACAAATGTGGGCTTGTCAttggcagaggaggagaaaatgtCAAGTCCATCAACCAACAGACTGGTGCATTTGTGGAAATATCCCGTCAGCCGCCGCCAAACGGTGACCCAAATTTCAAACTTTTCACCATTCGAGGGTCCCCGCAACAGATTGACCATGCAAAGCAGCTTATAGAAGAGAAGATTGAG GCTCCGTTATGCCCAGTGGGTGGTGGTCCTGGTCCAGGAGGTCCTGGTGGTCCGATGGGTCCTTATAATCCCAACCCCTATAATGCAGGGCCTCCTGGTGGTGCTCCCCA TGGAGCTGCACCTGGTGGTCCCCAGTACTGCCCTCAGGGTTGGGGAAGTACTTACCAGCAATGGCAAGCCCCAGGTCCCCATGACCCCA ATAAGGCAGCTGCAGATCCAAATGCAGCATGGGCAGCTTACTATGCACAATACTATGGACAACAGCCAGGGGGTGCTATGACAGCTCAGAACCCAGgagccactgcagcagctccaggtgACCAGAGTCAAGCAGCACAGACATCTGGGGGCCAGCCAGACTACACCAAGGCTTGGGAGGAGTATTATAAGTCTATGGGCATGA CCCAGCCAGCTGCAGGGACAGCAGCTGCTCCTGGCACAGGAGCAACCACTACaccaggaggagctgcagctggaggccAGCAGGACTACAGCGCAGCCTGGGCTGAGTACTACAGACAGCAGGCTGCCTACTATGGACAGGCAGGGCAGGCACCTGGACAGGCAGCTGCTCCACAGCAGGGACAACAG gccCAGTAA
- the khsrp gene encoding far upstream element-binding protein 2 isoform X3 has protein sequence MSDYGGLPTNGVGAGMKKDAFADAVQRARQIAAKIGGETVPPVSNNGGAESYPFTSQKRSLEEADEPDAKKVALQRERDSALSVEAQLAALSQQSVRPSTMSEEYRVPDGMVGLIFKVIGRGGEQINKIQQDSGCKVQIAHDSSGLPERSVSLTGSPDAIQRAKALIDDIVSRGHESTNGQTGSMQEMIIPAGKAGLIIGKGGETIKQLQERAGVKMILIQDGSQPANIDKPLRIIGDPYKVQEAMEMVNEILRERDHAGFGERNEYGSRMGGGGIDVAVPRHSVGVVIGRNGEMIKKIQSDAGVKIQFKPDDGTGPEKIAHIMGPPDQCQHAASIITDLLQSIRAREEGGQGGPPGPGAGMPPGGRGRGRGQGNWGPPGGEMTFSIPAHKCGLVIGRGGENVKSINQQTGAFVEISRQPPPNGDPNFKLFTIRGSPQQIDHAKQLIEEKIEAPLCPVGGGPGGAPHGAAPGGPQYCPQGWGSTYQQWQAPGPHDPNKAAADPNAAWAAYYAQYYGQQPGGAMTAQNPGATAAAPGDQSQAAQTSGGQPDYTKAWEEYYKSMGMTQPAAGTAAAPGTGATTTPGGAAAGGQQDYSAAWAEYYRQQAAYYGQAGQAPGQAAAPQQGQQAQ, from the exons ATTGCAGCTAAAATCGGCGGAGAGACTGTTCCCCCAGTGAGCAACAACGGAGGAGCTGAGAGCTATCCATTCACATCCCAGAAACGATCTTTGGAAGAAGCAG atgaaCCTGATGCAAAGAAGGTTGCATTGCAGCGTGAAAGAGATTCTGCATTGT CTGTTGAAGCACAGCTTGCTGCCCTTTCCCAACAAAG TGTCAGGCCTTCTACAATGTCAGAAGAGTACAGAGTACCTGATGGCATGGTCGGCCTCA tcttcAAAGTCATTGGCCGAGGAGGGgaacaaattaacaaaatacaGCAGGATTCTGGCTGCAAGGTCCAGATAGCACACG ACAGTTCTGGTCTTCCAGAAAGAAGTGTTTCTCTGACCGGGTCACCAGATGCCATACA GAGAGCTAAGGCACTTATAGATGACATAGTGTCCAGAGGTCATGAGTCGACCAATGGGCAGACAGGTTCCATGCAGGAAATGATCATTCCTGCAGGTAAAGCTGGCCTTATCATAGGCAAAGGAGGAGAAACCATCAAGCAGCTACAG GAACGAGCTGGAGTTAAAATGATACTTATTCAAGATGGATCTCAGCCAGCCAACATAGATAAACCCCTACGCATCATTGGAGACCCCTATAAAGTACAG GAAGCAATGGAGATGGTCAATGAGATTCTAAGAGAAAGGGATCATGCTGGTTTTGGAGAAAGGAATGAATATGGATCAAGAATGGGAGGAGGTGGCATTGAT GTAGCTGTGCCACGCCACTCTGTAGGGGTTGTTATTGGCCGTAATGGAGAAATGATCAAGAAGATCCAGAGCGATGCTGGAGTGAAGATACAGTTTAAACCAG ATGATGGCACAGGTCCAGAAAAAATTGCCCATATTATGGGTCCACCAGACCAGTGTCAGCATGCTGCCTCAATCATCACTGACCTGTTACAGAGCATCCGTGCACGAGAGGAGGGTGGGCAGGGG GGCCCTCCAGGTCCTGGTGCAGGGATGCCGCCTGGTGGGAGAGGACGGGGTAGAGGCCAGGGCAACTGGGGTCCTCCGGGAGGAGAGATGACTTTCTCTATTCCTGCTCACAAATGTGGGCTTGTCAttggcagaggaggagaaaatgtCAAGTCCATCAACCAACAGACTGGTGCATTTGTGGAAATATCCCGTCAGCCGCCGCCAAACGGTGACCCAAATTTCAAACTTTTCACCATTCGAGGGTCCCCGCAACAGATTGACCATGCAAAGCAGCTTATAGAAGAGAAGATTGAG GCTCCGTTATGCCCAGTGGGTGGTGGTCCTG GTGGTGCTCCCCA TGGAGCTGCACCTGGTGGTCCCCAGTACTGCCCTCAGGGTTGGGGAAGTACTTACCAGCAATGGCAAGCCCCAGGTCCCCATGACCCCA ATAAGGCAGCTGCAGATCCAAATGCAGCATGGGCAGCTTACTATGCACAATACTATGGACAACAGCCAGGGGGTGCTATGACAGCTCAGAACCCAGgagccactgcagcagctccaggtgACCAGAGTCAAGCAGCACAGACATCTGGGGGCCAGCCAGACTACACCAAGGCTTGGGAGGAGTATTATAAGTCTATGGGCATGA CCCAGCCAGCTGCAGGGACAGCAGCTGCTCCTGGCACAGGAGCAACCACTACaccaggaggagctgcagctggaggccAGCAGGACTACAGCGCAGCCTGGGCTGAGTACTACAGACAGCAGGCTGCCTACTATGGACAGGCAGGGCAGGCACCTGGACAGGCAGCTGCTCCACAGCAGGGACAACAG gccCAGTAA
- the khsrp gene encoding far upstream element-binding protein 2 isoform X2, whose protein sequence is MSDYGGLPTNGVGAGMKKDAFADAVQRARQIAAKIGGETVPPVSNNGGAESYPFTSQKRSLEEADEPDAKKVALQRERDSALSVEAQLAALSQQSVRPSTMSEEYRVPDGMVGLIIGRGGEQINKIQQDSGCKVQIAHDSSGLPERSVSLTGSPDAIQRAKALIDDIVSRGHESTNGQTGSMQEMIIPAGKAGLIIGKGGETIKQLQERAGVKMILIQDGSQPANIDKPLRIIGDPYKVQEAMEMVNEILRERDHAGFGERNEYGSRMGGGGIDVAVPRHSVGVVIGRNGEMIKKIQSDAGVKIQFKPDDGTGPEKIAHIMGPPDQCQHAASIITDLLQSIRAREEGGQGGPPGPGAGMPPGGRGRGRGQGNWGPPGGEMTFSIPAHKCGLVIGRGGENVKSINQQTGAFVEISRQPPPNGDPNFKLFTIRGSPQQIDHAKQLIEEKIEAPLCPVGGGPGPGGPGGPMGPYNPNPYNAGPPGGAPHGAAPGGPQYCPQGWGSTYQQWQAPGPHDPNKAAADPNAAWAAYYAQYYGQQPGGAMTAQNPGATAAAPGDQSQAAQTSGGQPDYTKAWEEYYKSMGMTQPAAGTAAAPGTGATTTPGGAAAGGQQDYSAAWAEYYRQQAAYYGQAGQAPGQAAAPQQGQQAQ, encoded by the exons ATTGCAGCTAAAATCGGCGGAGAGACTGTTCCCCCAGTGAGCAACAACGGAGGAGCTGAGAGCTATCCATTCACATCCCAGAAACGATCTTTGGAAGAAGCAG atgaaCCTGATGCAAAGAAGGTTGCATTGCAGCGTGAAAGAGATTCTGCATTGT CTGTTGAAGCACAGCTTGCTGCCCTTTCCCAACAAAG TGTCAGGCCTTCTACAATGTCAGAAGAGTACAGAGTACCTGATGGCATGGTCGGCCTCA TCATTGGCCGAGGAGGGgaacaaattaacaaaatacaGCAGGATTCTGGCTGCAAGGTCCAGATAGCACACG ACAGTTCTGGTCTTCCAGAAAGAAGTGTTTCTCTGACCGGGTCACCAGATGCCATACA GAGAGCTAAGGCACTTATAGATGACATAGTGTCCAGAGGTCATGAGTCGACCAATGGGCAGACAGGTTCCATGCAGGAAATGATCATTCCTGCAGGTAAAGCTGGCCTTATCATAGGCAAAGGAGGAGAAACCATCAAGCAGCTACAG GAACGAGCTGGAGTTAAAATGATACTTATTCAAGATGGATCTCAGCCAGCCAACATAGATAAACCCCTACGCATCATTGGAGACCCCTATAAAGTACAG GAAGCAATGGAGATGGTCAATGAGATTCTAAGAGAAAGGGATCATGCTGGTTTTGGAGAAAGGAATGAATATGGATCAAGAATGGGAGGAGGTGGCATTGAT GTAGCTGTGCCACGCCACTCTGTAGGGGTTGTTATTGGCCGTAATGGAGAAATGATCAAGAAGATCCAGAGCGATGCTGGAGTGAAGATACAGTTTAAACCAG ATGATGGCACAGGTCCAGAAAAAATTGCCCATATTATGGGTCCACCAGACCAGTGTCAGCATGCTGCCTCAATCATCACTGACCTGTTACAGAGCATCCGTGCACGAGAGGAGGGTGGGCAGGGG GGCCCTCCAGGTCCTGGTGCAGGGATGCCGCCTGGTGGGAGAGGACGGGGTAGAGGCCAGGGCAACTGGGGTCCTCCGGGAGGAGAGATGACTTTCTCTATTCCTGCTCACAAATGTGGGCTTGTCAttggcagaggaggagaaaatgtCAAGTCCATCAACCAACAGACTGGTGCATTTGTGGAAATATCCCGTCAGCCGCCGCCAAACGGTGACCCAAATTTCAAACTTTTCACCATTCGAGGGTCCCCGCAACAGATTGACCATGCAAAGCAGCTTATAGAAGAGAAGATTGAG GCTCCGTTATGCCCAGTGGGTGGTGGTCCTGGTCCAGGAGGTCCTGGTGGTCCGATGGGTCCTTATAATCCCAACCCCTATAATGCAGGGCCTCCTGGTGGTGCTCCCCA TGGAGCTGCACCTGGTGGTCCCCAGTACTGCCCTCAGGGTTGGGGAAGTACTTACCAGCAATGGCAAGCCCCAGGTCCCCATGACCCCA ATAAGGCAGCTGCAGATCCAAATGCAGCATGGGCAGCTTACTATGCACAATACTATGGACAACAGCCAGGGGGTGCTATGACAGCTCAGAACCCAGgagccactgcagcagctccaggtgACCAGAGTCAAGCAGCACAGACATCTGGGGGCCAGCCAGACTACACCAAGGCTTGGGAGGAGTATTATAAGTCTATGGGCATGA CCCAGCCAGCTGCAGGGACAGCAGCTGCTCCTGGCACAGGAGCAACCACTACaccaggaggagctgcagctggaggccAGCAGGACTACAGCGCAGCCTGGGCTGAGTACTACAGACAGCAGGCTGCCTACTATGGACAGGCAGGGCAGGCACCTGGACAGGCAGCTGCTCCACAGCAGGGACAACAG gccCAGTAA
- the dcaf15 gene encoding DDB1- and CUL4-associated factor 15 has translation MAPSSKSEKDDNKQKTQRKHKDHVVKLLMRGKLSGQFSQRLFRKLPPRVCVPLKNIVSEEFLRAGHIFLGFTKCGRYVLSYTSDCGEDDDFSFYTYHLYWWEFNLHSRLKQVHHVRLFAGEEIYSDLYLTVCEWPNDHSKIVIFGFNTRSSSSVLMNLMMSDENNRDIYITVASMPPPKPCSHCCPLPSATTIRTGSGECLEHGYVLNSRYQVVYPFPTFQPAFQLKKDQVILLNTSYSLVACGISLCPGKQGQSSQILYTRRAALSSQVSSSLSSTSLASSSSLPQGSPESRLPPSRPAPIPSSPSQSQAAVKAREFAADLFRRAQGGGGGKETEGQQERRTVDGGDKEVAQIPGDKGMNVERREERRTSLSQASTSGVSQRLQQCPEQVMSPESSSSSPSSPPTPFSSHEAGPSEPGYVNYSRLQYCLQQPGAAEPNTGGTGGYEDDKVQLPFTVTDLKGRNLQLVTGPHNGQSVCVEQLTLDFEYLINEVIRSDAAWAPQFCSFSDYDVVILEVCPETNTVMINIGLLLLAFSNSDEEQCRPNTYHSNLQVSWDLNTGVCCTVGVGDLTEVKGQTSGSVWSSYRKSCVNTVMKWLVPESSSRYINRMTNEALHKGSSLQVLADSDRCTWIVL, from the exons ATGGCGCCCAGCTCGAAATCAGAGAAGGAcgacaacaaacagaaaactcaaAGAAAGCACAAAGACCATGTCGTGAAGCTACTCATGCGTGGGAAG CTATCAGGACAGTTTTCTCAgcggctcttcaggaagctcCCACCTCGAGTGTGTGTCCCATTAAAAAACATTGTCAGCGAGGAGTTCCTGAGAGCAGG ACATATTTTCCTTGGCTTCACCAAATGCGGGCGTTATGTTCTGTCCTACACCAGTGACTGTGGAGAAGATGATGATTTCTCCTTCTACACCTACCACCTCTATTGGTGGGAGTTTAATCTGCACAGTAGACtcaaacag GTCCATCATGTGCGTCTGTTCGCAGGCGAGGAAATCTACAGTGACTTGTacctgactgtgtgtgagtggcCAAATGACCACTCCAAAATTGTCATCTTTGGCTTTAA TACACGTAGTTCAAGTTCTGTTCTGATGAACTTGATGATGAGTGATGAAAACAACAGAGACATCTACATAACTGTTGCTTCCATGCCTCCTCCTAAACCTTGCTCTCACTGCTGCCCGCTTCCCTCAGCAACTACCATCCGCACag GGAGTGGTGAGTGCTTGGAGCATGGCTATGTGCTCAACAGCAGGTACCAGGTGGTGTACCCATTCCCCACTTTCCAGCCAGCTTTCCAGCTGAAGAAGGACCAGGTCATCTTGTTAAACACTAGCTACTCTCTGGTGGCCTGTGGCATCTCACTTTGCCCAG GTAAGCAGGGTCAGTCGTCGCAGATCCTCTACACAAGGCGAGCAGCTCTGTCAAGTCAAGTCTCCTCATCCCTGTCCTCCACCTCCTTagcctcttcttcctcactACCTCAGGGATCTCCCGAAAGCCGATTGCCGCCTAGCAGGCCTGCTCCAATCCCCTCATCTCCTAGCCAGTCACAGGCAGCTGTGAAAGCCCGGGAGTTTGCAGCGGACCTCTTCAGGCGGGcccagggaggaggaggaggaaaagaaactgAAGGCCAGCAAGAGAGGAGAACAGTTGATGGAGGGGATAAAGAGGTAGCACAGATACCAGGAGATAAAGGTATGAATgtagagagaagagaggagagacgGACTAGTTTATCACAAGCATCAACATCAGGTGTAAGCCAGAGGTTGCAACAGTGCCCAGAACAAGTGATGTCTCCTGAATCATCTTCGTCATCACCTTCATCCCCTCCAACCCCATTCTCATCCCACGAGGCTGGTCCCAGTGAGCCTGGGTATGTAAACTACTCACGCCTGCAGTACTGCCTCCAGCAGCCAGGGGCAGCAGAGCCGAATACAGGAGGTACAGGAG GGTATGAAGATGATAAGGTTCAGCTTCCTTTCACAGTCACTGACCTAAAAGGACGGAACCTGCAGCTTGTCACTGGGCCACACAATGgacag agCGTGTGTGTGGAGCAGTTGACTCTAGACTTTGAGTATCTTATCAATGAGGTGATCAGGAGCGATGCTGCCTGGGCCCCTCAGTTCTGCTCCTTCAGTGACTACGATGTTGTGATATTAGAA GTGTGTCCAGAGACCAACACCGTGATGATCAACATTGGTCTGCTATTATTGGCCTTCTCCAACTCAGATGAGGAGCAATGCAG GCCAAACACATACCATTCCAACCTGCAAGTTAGCTGGGACCTAAACACGGGTGTGTGTTGTACTGTGGGTGTTGGTGACCTgacagaggtcaaaggtcagaccaG TGGGAGTGTGTGGAGTTCTTACAGGAAGTCCTGTGTGAACACGGTGATGAAGTGGCTGGTTCCCGAGAGCAGCTCCCGCTATATCAATCGCATGACCAATGAGGCTTTGCACAAAG GCTCGTCTCTGCAAGTGTTGGCAGACAGTGACCGATGTACCTGGATTGTATTATGA